The genomic segment TCTGCATGATGTTCATTTCAAGTACTGTTCTTGGGCacgaattcttttttatataacaaattAGCCATTAAGGTTTCTGATCATTAATTATTGTCATTCTTGTGAGTTCATGAGAATTAAAGTAGAGTACTAATTTGGCACGATGTTTCTGTACAAGGATTACCTAATTGGTTTGGTCCAACaaccatcaataaaaatattggaTTAAAGATAAGATTTTGGACTTAGGTGATGATGCTTTTGTTATATTGGTGGGCAGTCACCTTCAAGTatccaaaaatatatcatcGATGGTGACATTATTTAGGTTTTCCTATTGATGAACTTCCCTTGGTTAAAAATAATGCCATGATGAGCCTTCCATCTATTACTTAATTATTAGTCACTTTCAACGCAGCAAAGTAAATAAGACGTTACACACGATCTTAATTTGTTGCTACGTTAGCTGTCTTTGAATTTCTACCCTCTGTAACAGCGATTGGCTAGACAGAAATTGCATGTACTGGTACAACCGTTGACCTCTGTGATTCCAAAAAGTCACTAATTTGTTTTACAATGGTGTGATATGAATCTGTAGATGTATGACTTTGGGAGGAAGATATGGACAACAAAAGGAGAAGATCAGGAGGCAGCCAAGAAGGATTTCATTGACAGCCTCAAGCTCTTGGAAGGAGAGCTTGGAGACAAGCCTTACTTTGGGGGCGAGACCCTCGGCTACGTTGATGTTGCACTACTTCCTTTCTATTGCTGGTTTTATGCCTACGAAACCATCGGCAACTTCAATATAGAGGCTGACTGTCCGAAGCTGGTTGCTTACTGTAAGAGGTGCCTGCAGAAAGAGAGCGTATCCAAGTCTCTTAAAGATCCACAGAAAGTCTATGATTTTGTTGTGATGCTGAGGAAGATGCTTGGGCTTGAGTAGTGTGCATCCATAGACAAGGAGGTGTAATTTCCTGTGTTATGTTAtacttatgttttgttttgtgtgaTTTATGTCTCAAACAAGGCTGGCACTTGGTTGCGCCTGTTATATGTATGTATTCTGAGAGTACTTTGCCGTGCCTAGTATGGAATgtgtttagaaaaaataatataaattatatctttaatttttagttaataatttaaattattgagttgaaatagttttttaatataatattagagtTTTGATGATCAAGCAGTCACAGTTCaatgaaatagttttttaatataatattagagtTTTGATGATCAAGCAGTCACAGTTCAAATCTtatcatccctatttatttgataaaaattaaacatcaaataGTGTGAATCTGTAAAAGTTTCAAGTctaaagagctttcacttgaaaaaatatattaaaaaataatataaattatatcttgtgatatcacctaatagtttaagttacaaagttaaaataattttttaataatttatttgccTTCAAATATAGTGTGGGTGAgaatttaagttattaatatttatgttatttaagttttttctcttcttttttttgtgcataatgggaaattttttattcattgaagGGACCAGGTCCATAAATTCAGTAGGCACAAAGATTTATATACAGCACCTAACCTAACCACATCCTAAAGGCTACAACCATATACAGctcgaagaaaaagaaattcagcAATGGCAACCCAGAAGCCATTCCATCAAGATTGATGGAGGCTCCGTGCATTAGTTTTTGTGGGTAAATGACAAGGTTTGT from the Populus nigra chromosome 1, ddPopNigr1.1, whole genome shotgun sequence genome contains:
- the LOC133697266 gene encoding probable glutathione S-transferase, which codes for MAGDQVTLLDFWSSPFGMRVRIALAEKGVKYEYSEQDLRNKSDLLLQMNPVHKKIPVLVHDGKPVCESLIIVQYIDEVWKDKAPLLPSDPHERAQSRFWADFVDKKMYDFGRKIWTTKGEDQEAAKKDFIDSLKLLEGELGDKPYFGGETLGYVDVALLPFYCWFYAYETIGNFNIEADCPKLVAYCKRCLQKESVSKSLKDPQKVYDFVVMLRKMLGLE